CGCGATAGGTGACGAGCGGCGGATTGGCCGCCATCTCTTCCTTGACGAGGTTCAGATCGCTGTCGCGGTCGACGCTGATCGGCAGCACCGTCAGAGGCTGGGTGGCGTAGGCGGCCTGAAGCTTGGCCAGGGTCGGCATCTCGGCCTTGCACGGCGCGCACCAGGTCGCCCAAAGGTTCATGACCACGACTCGTCCCTTGAAGTCGGCCAGGGTCGTGGGCTTTCCGTCCATCGAGGTGAAGACCGTCGTCGGCGCAGGACGAGGCGTGGCGGGCACGTCCAGCTTTTCCAGCGCGCCCTTCTTGAATTCTGTCAGGTCAGCGGGCCCAGAGGGTTTGAACGAAGCCGACACGATGACGTATAGAACCGCCGCGACGCCGACGAGAATGACGCCCGCCAGCGCCATTCTCATAGGATTACGCTTCTTGGCTTCCGCGCCGTTCTGACCCGACTGGACTTCGCTCATATGACCGACAACGCCTCCAACACGCCCAAGGCCAAGGGCCAGGGCCAAGCCATGTGGGGCGGTCGGTTTTCGGCCAAGCCGGCGGAACTGATGCAGGCGATCAACGTCTCCATCGGTTTCGACAAGCGCCTGTGGGCGCAGGACCTGGCAGGCTCCCGCGCCCACGCCCGGATGTTGATGAACCAGGGCGTGATTTCAAGCCATGACGGCGAGGAAATCCTGGAGGGTCTCGCCCGCGTCGAGGACGAACTGCTGTCCGGGACCTTCCCGTTCCGCGATGAGTACGAAGACATCCACATGAATATCGAGGCGCGGCTGCGCGAGCTGATCGGCCCGACGGCCGGTCGGCTGCACACCGCGCGTTCGCGCAACGACCAGGTGGCGCTCGACTTCCGTCTCTGGGTACGCGACGCCTGCGACCGCACGGTCGGCCAGCTCGAGGCCCTGCAAAAGGCCCTGCTGGCCCAGGCCGAAGCCCATGCCGATGCGCTGATGCCCGGCTTCACCCACCTGCAACCGGCGCAGCCGGTGACCTTCGGCCATCACCTGATGGCCTATGTCGAGATGTTCGGCCGCGACGCCGGCCGATTCCGCGACGCCCGCGCGCGGATGAACGAATGTCCGCTGGGCGCGGCCGCCCTGGCGGGCTCTCCCTTCCCGATCGACCGACAGCAGACGGCGACCGCATTGGGCTTCGACCGCCCGACCGCAAACTCGCTGGACAGCGTCTCCTCGCGCGACTTCGCGTTGGAAGCCCTGTCGGCCGCCTCGATCACCGCCACGCACCTGTCGCGCCTGGCCGAGGAGATCGTGCTGTGGACGACGCCGATGTTCGGCTTCATCAAGCTGACCGACGCTTTCACGACCGGCAGCTCGATCATGCCGCAGAAGAAGAACCCCGACGCGGCCGAGCTGATCCGCGCCAAGGTCGGCCGCATTCTGGGCTCGCTGACCACGCTGACCGTGGTCATGAAGGGCCTGCCGCTGGCCTATTCCAAGGACATGCAGGAGGACAAGGTCCCGACCTTCGAGGCCTTCGACGCGCTCGAACTCAGCCTGCTGGCCATGGCCGGCATGGTCGCCGACCTGACGCCGAACACCCAGAACATGGCCAAGGCGGCCGGCGCGGGCTTCTCGACCGCCACCGATCTGGCCGATTGGCTGGTGCGGACGCTGAACATGCCTTTCCGTGACGCCCACCACGTGACAGGCTCGGCCGTGAAGACGGCCGAAGGCTTGGGCGTCGATCTGGCGGATCTTTCCCTGGAACAGTTCCAGGCGATCGAGCCCCGGATCACGAACGACGTCTATGCCGTCCTGACTCCGGCCGCCTCGGCGGCCAGCCGCATGAGCTACGGCGGGACGGCCCCCGCACAGGTCCGCGCCCAGATCGCGCGTTGGAAGGAACTGCTCGCATGACCCGCCTCATCACCCTGGCGACCCTGACCGCCCTGGCCGTCTCGGCCGCCGCCTGTGGCAAGCAAGGGACGCTGGAACGTCCCGCCCCGATGTGGGACGCGCAGAAAAAGGCCGCCTGGGCCGCCGAGCGCCGGACGGCGTCGGCCCAGGCCAACCAGCCCGCCCGCGCCGGCGGCGCTCAGGAGATCCGTGACCCGGCCTCCAGCAGCCGCACCATCCGGGCCGCGCCGCTGCCCGGCACCAAGGACCCGTTCGGCGGTCCGTCAGCCGCGGGCTTCCCCGGCGCCACGCCCAACTAAGAGACTCCGTTGAACCACTTCGAGTACGGCCCCGAGGGCCTGGCCTGCGAAGGCGCGCCCCTGGCCAAGATCGCGGCCGAGGTCGGCACGCCGGTCTATGTGTACAGCCGCGCGACCCTGGAGCGGCACTTTGTGGTGTTCCGCGACGCGCTGGCGGCCGCCGGCGTCGTCGATCCGCTGATCGCCTACGCGGTGAAGGCCAACTCGAACGTCGCTGTGCTGAAAGTGCTGGGCGACCTGGGCGCCGGCGCCGACACGGTGTCCGAGGGCGAGGTGCGCCGCGCCCTGGCCGCCGGTATTCCGGGCGAGCGGATCGTCTTTTCGGGCGTCGGCAAGGCGCGGCGCGAGATCGCCTTCGCCCTGCAAGCCGGTGTCGCCGAGATCAATGTCGAGTCCGAGCCCGAACTGAACCTGATCGCCGAGGTCGCCGCCGAGCTGGGCGTGCGCGCCAAGGTCGCCTTCCGGGTCAATCCGGACGTCGCGGCCGGCGGCCACGCCAAGATCGCTACGGGCAAGTCCGAGAACAAGTTCGGCGTCTCGTTCGCCGAGGCCGCGCGCCTCTACGCCAACGCCAGCAACAACGCCAACCTCGACCCCGTGGGCGTCGCCTGCCACATCGGCAGCCAGATCACCGATCTGGCGCCCATGCGCGCAGCCTTCACCAAGATGCGGGGCCTGGTCGAGCAACTGCTGGCCGAAGGGCTGTCGGTCGAGCGCCTGGATCTCGGCGGGGGCCTCGGCGTGCCCTATTTCAACCACCCCGAACCGCCCTCGCCCGCCGAGTTCGCCGCCATGGTCGGCGAGGTCACGAAGGGCCTGCCCGTGACCCTGGCCTTCGAGCCCGGCCGGGTGATCGCCGCCAACGCCGGCGTCCTGGTGTCGGAAGTGATCCACGTCCACGAGCGCCCCGAGGGTCGCAAGTTCCTGGTCATCGACGCGGCCATGAACGACCTGGTGCGTCCGGCCATGTATGACGCGTTCCACGACATCCGTCCGGTGACGCAGCGCGCGGGCGAAACGGTCTATGACGTCGTGGGTCCGGTCTGCGAGACGGGCGACACCTTCACCCGCGACCGGGCCCTGCCGCCGTTCGTGGCCGGAGACCTGGTGGCCTTCATGTCGGCGGGCGCCTATGGCGCGGCCATGGCCAGCGAATACAACACCCGTCCGCTGGTGCCCGAGGTGCTGGTCGACGGCGATCGCTACGCGGTGATCCGCAAGCGGCCGACCTATGAGGAGATGCTGGCGCGGGATCTGGTGCCGGACTGGGTGTAGCCTCGTTACTTGCCCCCACCGGACCTGCTGCGCAGGTCGTCCGCCCCCGGAGGGGGCGGAAGGTTCCTTCTTCCCCCTTTGGGGGAGGAGGGCCGCAGGCCCGGAGGGGGCCGGCGGCCGCCTATCAATCCATCGCGCCGATGTACGGCAGACCCCGGCTCTTGCCCTCGTCGTCGAGGCCATAGCCCACGAGGTAGCGGGCCGGCGCTTCCCAGGCGACGAAGTCGGGCTCCATGCCGCGATCCTTGGGCCAGGGCTTGCGGGCGAAGACGGCGGTCAGCACTTCGCTGGCGCCGGCGTCTTTCACCAGGCGCGCGGCCTCCGACAGCGACAGGCCGGTGTCGAAGACGTCGTCGACCACCAGAGCGCGACGGCCGACCAGCGGGCGCTGCAGGTCGGCGCGAACCTCGCAGCGGCCCGAGCTCTTGCGCTCGTCGTGGTAGGAGGCCAGCCAGAGCGCGTCGAAGCGGACGTCGCGTCCCGCCTTCCACAGCGCGCGGGTCAGATCGGCGGCGAACCACAGGCCGCCGGTCAGCAGGCAAACCACGACAGTGTCGTCGTCGATGCGGGGCGCGATCTGTTCGGCCAGTTTTTGAACCCGCTCGGCGATCTCGGTTTCCGAGATCAGGACTTCGGGCTTGGGAAGGTCATTCATGATGGGCGGGTTCGTGAGAGTCTGAAGGGGGTGTTTGGTCCCCGCTCTCATGTCCCGGGGGTTCCTGTCCAGCCGCTTCGTGCGCGACCGGCGCATCCTGAGCGCCACGCAGGGCGACTTCGGGCTCGCCGCCGTGCGCTTCGGGCTTCTTCAGGGCGGTCTTGACCGCCTTGGCCGCGCCCGGCTCGGTGGCGAAAGCGATCTGAAGGTCCTTGGCTGTCCGAGGCGGATCCAGGAAGGTGATCGAGAAGTGCCGCACCTCGCCCGGCGGGATCTTGGCGTCGGCAGCGGCCGCCAGTTGGCCGGCCACGCGCTTGTCTTCCTTGCTCAGCAGTTCCACGCGCAGCGGCGGCGCGACGACTTCATGCTCGGTGATGTTGCGGATCGAGCCGGTGATCGTGACGGCCGCATGGCCCTCCTGCATAGACGGCTGGGCCTTGATGCTGTCGCGGTCGATCACGAGCCCTACGGTGTTCACCGGCAGGCCAACCGCCGCATAGGCGCCCGCCGAGCCCGGCATGATCCGCACCACATCGATCCGGAAGATCAGGGCGGCCACGACAACCACCGCCATGGCGGCGGCCATGCCGGCCCAGATCACGCCAGTGGTGGTGGCCGCGCGGAGTCGACGCTCGGCGTCAGCGCGCGCCCTGAAGACCTTGGGCAGTTCCTCGCCCGGCAAGGCGCTGACCGGCGGCTCTTCCACTTCGGCGACCGGTTCGGGGGCCTCGACGCGCTCAGGTTCGGGATCGCTGCTGGCGCTGGGCGGTTCGTCGAAGAGGTCTAGCGGCTCTTCGGCGTCTTCATCCTTGCGGGCGGTCCAACGGTGTCCGCACGAGGCGCAACGCACGACGCGGCCGTCCGGCCCGACCTTGGAGTCGTCGACGAAATAGCGGCTGGCGCACTCCGGGCAGGTCAGTATCATGGCCGCGAATCGAACGAACCCCACATGACTTCATGGGGTCGCTGATTTTAACCCTGATGTCCAGAAAGCCCAGTGACGCGCCTTGCGGATCGACACAGAACAGGGCGATGACGCCCTTCCGGTGGTCCGCTTCGAAGGCGTGTCGATGCGCTATGGGCGGGGGCCGGAAACCCTCAGAGATATAAGCTTTTCCCTGGACCAGGGCTCGTTTCACTTCCTGACCGGCGCGTCAGGGGCGGGCAAGAGCTCGCTGCTGAAATTGATCTACCTGGCGCACCGTGCGTCACGGGGTCGCGTGGAGCTCTTCGGGCGCGACGTCAGCCTGACCCACGCCTCGGACCTGCCGTTCCTGCGTCGCCGCATCGGCGTGGTCTTCCAGGAGTTCCGGCTGCTGGAGCACCTTTCGGTGTTTGACAACGCCGCCCTGCCCCTGAGAATCCTCGGCCGCAAGCCGGCGACCTATCGCGAGGATGTGGCCGAACTGTTGAACTGGGTGGGTCTGGGCGAGCGGATGCACGCCCTGCCCGCCACGCTGTCGGGCGGCGAGAAGCAGCGGCTGGCCATCGCCCGCGCCGTTGTCGACCGTCCTGACGTCCTGCTGGCGGACGAACCGACAGGCAATGTCGATCCGGCCATGTCGCTGAGGCTGCTGCGCCTGTTCGTCGAGCTGAACCGACTGGGCACCACGGTTCTGATCGCGACCCACGACGAGGACCTCGTGGTCCGCGCCGCCCGTCCGACCCTGCACCTCGAGCAGGGGCGACTGGTTCCGCTGGGAGGACGCTCATGAGCGAGTTCTTCCAGGTCTCGCGCTGGCGTCCGGGTCCCCTGTTGCCCCCGCGCGACGCGCGCGACGGCGCTCTGGTGTTCGTCGTCGCCGTGCTTTGCTTCCTCGCCTGCCTGACCGCCTTCGCGGCGCTGGCGGCCAACCGCGCGGCGCAAGGCTGGACGGCCCAGCTGAGCGGCTCGGCGACGGTCGTGGTTCGCGCTCGGGCCAACGAAACGCCTGATAGCGCCGCAGCACGCGCGGCCGAGGCCCTGGCCGGGGTACGCGGGGTCGTCGAGGCCCAGGCGCTGCCCCGCGAGAAGGCCGAGGCGCTGCTCGAGCCCTGGATCGGCAAGGAGGCTCTGGTCGACGATCTGCCGACGCCGCGTCTGGTGACCCTGGATCTTGATCCCAAGGCTCCACCGACGGCGGAGGTGCTTGAGCGCGCGCTCGGCGCCGCCGGGCTGGACGCGACAGTGGACGACCACAGTCGCTGGATCGCCGACATCGAGCGCGCCGCAGATCTGGCGCGCCTGACCGCCTTGGGCGTCTTCGTGCTGATCGCCGCGGCGACCGCGGCTGTCATCGCCTTTGCGACCCGGGCCGGGCTTGCCGCCCGTCGCGAGGTGATCGAGGTTCTGCACTTCTCAGGCGCAGAGGCCCGCTTCATCGCCGGACTGTTCCAGAACCGGTTTGCGGCGATGGGCGCCCTGGCGGGCTTGCTGGGGGGCGCGGGGGCGGTCATCATCGGCGCCGCCGCGCGTTACTTCGGCGGAGGGAGCGGCCTGGTTCCGGTCTTGCCGCTGGCATGGGTCGATCTGCTGGCGGCCCTGCCCGCTCCCGTGATCGCGGCCCTGATCGCCG
The DNA window shown above is from Caulobacter sp. FWC26 and carries:
- the argH gene encoding argininosuccinate lyase — protein: MTDNASNTPKAKGQGQAMWGGRFSAKPAELMQAINVSIGFDKRLWAQDLAGSRAHARMLMNQGVISSHDGEEILEGLARVEDELLSGTFPFRDEYEDIHMNIEARLRELIGPTAGRLHTARSRNDQVALDFRLWVRDACDRTVGQLEALQKALLAQAEAHADALMPGFTHLQPAQPVTFGHHLMAYVEMFGRDAGRFRDARARMNECPLGAAALAGSPFPIDRQQTATALGFDRPTANSLDSVSSRDFALEALSAASITATHLSRLAEEIVLWTTPMFGFIKLTDAFTTGSSIMPQKKNPDAAELIRAKVGRILGSLTTLTVVMKGLPLAYSKDMQEDKVPTFEAFDALELSLLAMAGMVADLTPNTQNMAKAAGAGFSTATDLADWLVRTLNMPFRDAHHVTGSAVKTAEGLGVDLADLSLEQFQAIEPRITNDVYAVLTPAASAASRMSYGGTAPAQVRAQIARWKELLA
- a CDS encoding MJ0042-type zinc finger domain-containing protein, with translation MGFVRFAAMILTCPECASRYFVDDSKVGPDGRVVRCASCGHRWTARKDEDAEEPLDLFDEPPSASSDPEPERVEAPEPVAEVEEPPVSALPGEELPKVFRARADAERRLRAATTTGVIWAGMAAAMAVVVVAALIFRIDVVRIMPGSAGAYAAVGLPVNTVGLVIDRDSIKAQPSMQEGHAAVTITGSIRNITEHEVVAPPLRVELLSKEDKRVAGQLAAAADAKIPPGEVRHFSITFLDPPRTAKDLQIAFATEPGAAKAVKTALKKPEAHGGEPEVALRGAQDAPVAHEAAGQEPPGHESGDQTPPSDSHEPAHHE
- a CDS encoding TlpA disulfide reductase family protein, translating into MSEVQSGQNGAEAKKRNPMRMALAGVILVGVAAVLYVIVSASFKPSGPADLTEFKKGALEKLDVPATPRPAPTTVFTSMDGKPTTLADFKGRVVVMNLWATWCAPCKAEMPTLAKLQAAYATQPLTVLPISVDRDSDLNLVKEEMAANPPLVTYRDPSYKLSFDLQPRAQGYPTTVIYDRQGRERARLAGPADWSAPEMRGLVEKLLAEK
- a CDS encoding ABC transporter permease; translated protein: MSEFFQVSRWRPGPLLPPRDARDGALVFVVAVLCFLACLTAFAALAANRAAQGWTAQLSGSATVVVRARANETPDSAAARAAEALAGVRGVVEAQALPREKAEALLEPWIGKEALVDDLPTPRLVTLDLDPKAPPTAEVLERALGAAGLDATVDDHSRWIADIERAADLARLTALGVFVLIAAATAAVIAFATRAGLAARREVIEVLHFSGAEARFIAGLFQNRFAAMGALAGLLGGAGAVIIGAAARYFGGGSGLVPVLPLAWVDLLAALPAPVIAALIAGASARMAASRIVGEMP
- the ftsE gene encoding cell division ATP-binding protein FtsE, with product MRIDTEQGDDALPVVRFEGVSMRYGRGPETLRDISFSLDQGSFHFLTGASGAGKSSLLKLIYLAHRASRGRVELFGRDVSLTHASDLPFLRRRIGVVFQEFRLLEHLSVFDNAALPLRILGRKPATYREDVAELLNWVGLGERMHALPATLSGGEKQRLAIARAVVDRPDVLLADEPTGNVDPAMSLRLLRLFVELNRLGTTVLIATHDEDLVVRAARPTLHLEQGRLVPLGGRS
- the lysA gene encoding diaminopimelate decarboxylase, encoding MNHFEYGPEGLACEGAPLAKIAAEVGTPVYVYSRATLERHFVVFRDALAAAGVVDPLIAYAVKANSNVAVLKVLGDLGAGADTVSEGEVRRALAAGIPGERIVFSGVGKARREIAFALQAGVAEINVESEPELNLIAEVAAELGVRAKVAFRVNPDVAAGGHAKIATGKSENKFGVSFAEAARLYANASNNANLDPVGVACHIGSQITDLAPMRAAFTKMRGLVEQLLAEGLSVERLDLGGGLGVPYFNHPEPPSPAEFAAMVGEVTKGLPVTLAFEPGRVIAANAGVLVSEVIHVHERPEGRKFLVIDAAMNDLVRPAMYDAFHDIRPVTQRAGETVYDVVGPVCETGDTFTRDRALPPFVAGDLVAFMSAGAYGAAMASEYNTRPLVPEVLVDGDRYAVIRKRPTYEEMLARDLVPDWV
- a CDS encoding phosphoribosyltransferase produces the protein MRAGTKHPLQTLTNPPIMNDLPKPEVLISETEIAERVQKLAEQIAPRIDDDTVVVCLLTGGLWFAADLTRALWKAGRDVRFDALWLASYHDERKSSGRCEVRADLQRPLVGRRALVVDDVFDTGLSLSEAARLVKDAGASEVLTAVFARKPWPKDRGMEPDFVAWEAPARYLVGYGLDDEGKSRGLPYIGAMD